The Culex quinquefasciatus strain JHB chromosome 2, VPISU_Cqui_1.0_pri_paternal, whole genome shotgun sequence genome contains the following window.
CTGTTTAAAAATAGAAGCATCGAAATCGATCCTCACCGTTCCCCGATGTCCTCCGCCGAGGAACTGGGCCTGTGCCGTGTCTGTGCCAGTCCGTTCGAGGGCTCCGCCATGTTCCGGCTGTTTGACGAGGCGGTTGGCCCGCTGGCCTTGGCCGAGATCTTCCTGCAGGTGGCCGGAATCGTAGCGGATTCCAGACTGCCGAAAAGTTGCTGCTCTCGTTGCCGGAACCGGCTGCAGGAGGTGGAAGATTTGAGGACGCTGTGTCAGGAGTCGGACAGGAAGTTGCGCAAAATGGTTGGCATTGAGGTAAAAGAAGAAGAGCCGGATGAGGAACTCAATGGGAGTGGTATTGAGGCTATTCCCAAGGTAGAGATGATTGAATTGCCGGAAACGTACTCGTACTGGGATGATGCGGAAAACAGGTTGAGCTCCAGTGACGACGATAGTGATCCGGAGTATGTGGCGAAAGAGGAAAAAGTTCGGAAAACAAGAAGCAGAAAGCAAGAGAAGGCCGAAACAAACAGGCAAGTTGGCGCttcttataaaataaaataaaattaaaataggtTTGTTTCAGACCCAGCAAAAATCTACGGAGATCGACGCGAGAAAACCTCTCAAAACCAGAAGAATCACCAGAGAAACCAGAAAAGGAGCCCATTATTGATGGTGGGACAGAAAATCAAGAATCTGACCACTCCTCAGATGACTCCGACGGAGACGATAGTGATCCCGATTTTCAAGAGGAAAAGCCACCGAATACCGCAAAGAAACTTAAGAAAGATAACGATAAACCGAAAGTAGAGAGGTAAGCAGCCAAAGCTTTTGTTTCGTACCATCTGTTTAATAAtttccattgtagaaaaaagagAACTTCCGAGCCCAAGCAAAAGCTGCCCAAGGAAGCGAAAATATTCCAGTGCGCATGGTGCGGTCGCTTCTTCAAAACCAATCACAACCTGAAGGAACACGAAACAACTCATTCGTCGGACAAACCTCTCAAATGCCACATTTGCCCGAAGGAATTCGCCCGACGAGATTACTACAAACGCCATATTAAAATGCACGAAACCGAGGGCAAATTCAAATGCAACGAATGTGACAAGGCGTTCCACTGCAACAAGCGGCTGGAGAACCACATCAGCGTGAAGCATCGAGGCGAGCGGCCATTCCAGTGCACATTGTGTCCGAAAACGTACCCTAGCGCATCGTCCCTGTACGGGCACGTGCAAACGTTCCACGAGAAGAAGCAACCGTTCAAGTGTGACGTCTGTTTGCGCACCTTTTACTCCAAGTACATCCTGGATCGGCACAAGATGAAGCACAAGGGCATCAAGTCCAGCCAGTGTCCGCACTGTGACAAAAAGTACGAGTCGAACAACTATCTACATCAGCACATTGCCGAGCGGCATCCGGAAAAGGCGGGAGATATCTCGCGCTGTCTGTACTGTGGGCTGGGCTACACCACCGATAGCCACTACCGGAAGCATGTGGCCAAGAAGCATCCGGAGCATTTGGCTGAGCTGGATCAGGTTTTGAAAGCGAAACGAGATGCActgaataattttaattgaataaacTTAGATCTGTAAGCGAGGAagctttgttttaatattgCCTTTTGAAGCTGCCCCTTTCTAATCCTTTCTCGAGTT
Protein-coding sequences here:
- the LOC6048291 gene encoding zinc finger protein 135, giving the protein MSSAEELGLCRVCASPFEGSAMFRLFDEAVGPLALAEIFLQVAGIVADSRLPKSCCSRCRNRLQEVEDLRTLCQESDRKLRKMVGIEVKEEEPDEELNGSGIEAIPKVEMIELPETYSYWDDAENRLSSSDDDSDPEYVAKEEKVRKTRSRKQEKAETNRPSKNLRRSTRENLSKPEESPEKPEKEPIIDGGTENQESDHSSDDSDGDDSDPDFQEEKPPNTAKKLKKDNDKPKVERKKRTSEPKQKLPKEAKIFQCAWCGRFFKTNHNLKEHETTHSSDKPLKCHICPKEFARRDYYKRHIKMHETEGKFKCNECDKAFHCNKRLENHISVKHRGERPFQCTLCPKTYPSASSLYGHVQTFHEKKQPFKCDVCLRTFYSKYILDRHKMKHKGIKSSQCPHCDKKYESNNYLHQHIAERHPEKAGDISRCLYCGLGYTTDSHYRKHVAKKHPEHLAELDQVLKAKRDALNNFN